The Castanea sativa cultivar Marrone di Chiusa Pesio chromosome 11, ASM4071231v1 genome contains a region encoding:
- the LOC142617653 gene encoding stromal 70 kDa heat shock-related protein, chloroplastic-like — MATLTPTHIHFYPSCSHNPSKKTWCTITSSINLFLGQQPKTKWSSCSSSRRRRRNGNNNVVVCEKVVGIDLGTTNSAVAAMEGGKPTIVTNAEGQRTTPSVVAYTKNGDKLVGQIAKRQAVVNPENTFFSVKRFIGRKMSEVDDEAKQVSYKVVRDENGNVKLECPAIGKQFAAEEISAQVLRKLVEDASKFLNDGVSKAVITVPAYFNDSQRTATKDAGRIAGLDVLRIINEPTAASLAYGFEKKNNETILVFDLGGGTFDVSVLEVGDGVFEVLSTSGDTHLGGDDFDKRIVDWLAQNFKRDEGIDLLKDKQALQRLTETAEKAKMELSSLTQTSISLPFITATADGPKHIDTTLTRVKFEELCSDLLDRLRRPVETALKDANLSFKDLDEVILVGGSTRIPAVQELVRKMTGKEPNVTVNPDEVVALGAAVQAGVLAGEVSDILLLDVTPLSLGLETLGGVMTKIIPKNTTLPTSKSEVLSTAADGQTSVEINVCQGEREFVRDNKSLGSFRLYGIPPAPRGVPQIEVKFDIDANGNLSVTAIDKGTGKKQDITITGASTLPSDEVDKMVKEAEKFAKENKEKRDAIDTKNQADSVLYQTE; from the exons atggcaactTTAACACCAACCCATATCCACTTCTATCCTTCATGTTCCCATAATCCAAGCAAAAAAACTTGGTGTACCATAACCAGCTCAATAAACTTGTTCTTGGGTCAGCAACCAAAAACGAAATGGAGTAGttgtagtagtagtagaaggaggaggagaaatgGGAACAACAATGTGGTGGTGTGTGAGAaagtggttggtattgacttgGGGACAACTAACAGTGCAGTGGCTGCCATGGAAGGTGGGAAGCCAACGATTGTGACTAATGCTGAGGGGCAGAGAACGACACCATCTGTGGTGGCGTACACTAAGAATGGTGATAAGCTTGTTGGGCAAATTGCTAAGAGACAAGCTGTGGTGAATCCTGAGAACACTTTCTTTTCTGTGAAAAGGTTTATTGGGAGGAAGATGTCTGAGGTTGACGACGAGGCCAAACAG GTGTCATACAAGGTCGTGCGGGATGAAAATGGCAATGTGAAGCTCGAGTGTCCAGCCATAGGCAAGCAATTTGCAGCTGAGGAGATTTCTGCACAGGTATTGAGGAAGCTTGTGGAGGATGCATCCAAGTTTCTGAATGATGGGGTGAGTAAAGCAGTGATCACAGTGCCAGCATACTTCAATGATTCGCAGAGGACAGCTACGAAAGATGCAGGTCGCATTGCAGGGTTAGACGTCCTGCGAATAATCAATGAACCTACTGCTGCTTCGCTTGCTTATGGgtttgagaagaaaaacaatGAGACCATTCTGGTTTTTGACCTTGGAGGTGGTACTTTTGACGTTTCAG TTCTTGAGGTTGGAGATGGAGTATTTGAGGTACTTTCCACATCAGGGGACACTCATCTAGGAGGAGATGATTTTGACAAG AGAATAGTTGATTGGCTTGCCCAAAACTTTAAAAGAGATGAAGGAATAGACCTTCTGAAAGACAAGCAAGCTCTACAACGTCTCACAGAGACTGCAGAGAAAGCAAAGATGGAGCTGTCATCTCTAACTCAGACCAGTATTAG TTTACCTTTCATTACTGCCACTGCGGATGGCCCAAAACACATTGACACCACCCTGACAAGGGTCAAATTTGAAGAATTATGTTCAGATTTGCTAGACAG gcTACGAAGACCAGTTGAAACTGCCTTGAAAGATGCAAATCTTTCCTTCAAAGATTTAGATGAAGTGATCCTTGTTGGTGGTTCTACTCGCATCCCAGCTGTTCAGGAGCTTGTGAGGAAGATGACTGGAAAAGAACCCAATGTGACTGTAAATCCTGATGAAGTTGTTGCTCTTGGGGCTGCAGTTCAG gctggTGTTTTAGCTGGAGAAGTTAGTGACATTTTGCTCTTGGATGTCACTCCATTGTCTCTGGGACTCGAAACTTTGGGTGGTGTAATGACAAAGATTATCCCAAAGAACACAACTTTGCCAACTTCCAAATCAGAGGTGCTCTCCACTGCGGCAGATGGGCAGACTAGTGTAGAGATTAATGTCTGTCAGGGTGAGAGAGAGTTTGTGAGGGATAACAAATCCCTTGGAAGCTTTCGCTTATATGGAATCCCACCTGCCCCGCGTGGGGTTCCTCAAATTGAGGTGAAATTTGATATTGATGCTAATGGCAACCTTTCTGTAACCGCTATTGACAAGGGAACCGGAAAGAAGCAGGACATCACCATAACTGGTGCTAGCACCTTGCCAAGTGACGAG GTGGATAAGATGGTTAAAGAAGCTGAGAAGTTTGCAAAGGAAAACAAGGAAAAGAGGGATGCCATAGACACAAAGAACCAAGCAGACTCAGTATTGTACCAAACTGAGTAG
- the LOC142617016 gene encoding pectinesterase inhibitor-like, protein MAPSSSLSLLLCFMLTILLICATHAHKNVQVSEKVLYDICHNHADYSFCVKALKSDPSAPLPDLVGLTNVSINLADVAANKTLELIASLKSKTTDPLLASQYESCRVFYENIVHIIEDAKKAWKAGDYETVFVKAGGILTYNVDCSDALTFKEASSLREANKEVYNSFTTLLRVSKSLTKDG, encoded by the coding sequence ATGGCCccctcttcttctctctccttgTTGCTCTGTTTTATGCTAACAATCCTATTGATTTGCGCAACACATGCACATAAAAATGTGCAGGTATCAGAAAAGGTGCTTTATGATATTTGCCATAACCATGCAGATTATTCTTTTTGCGTGAAAGCTCTCAAATCCGATCCTAGTGCACCCTTACCCGACCTTGTTGGCCTTACCAATGTTTCAATTAACTTGGCTGATGTTGCTGCTAATAAAACCCTTGAGCTTATTGCTTCACTCAAAAGCAAGACCACGGACCCCTTATTAGCATCGCAGTATGAAAGCTGCCGCGTATTCTATGAAAATATTGTTCACATTATAGAAGATGCAAAGAAAGCATGGAAAGCTGGTGACTACGAAACAGTTTTTGTTAAAGCTGGTGGTATCCTCACTTACAATGTTGATTGTAGCGATGCATTAACGTTCAAAGAAGCATCCTCTCTCCGAGAAGCGAATAAAGAAGTGTATAATTCCTTCACGACACTGTTGCGTGTTTCAAAAAGCCTAACAAAAGATGGCTAA
- the LOC142617017 gene encoding pectinesterase inhibitor-like, with amino-acid sequence MAPSFSLSLLLSFMLTILLICPTHAQKNVLVSEKVLYDICHNHADYSFCVKALKSDPSAHLPDLVGLTNVSINLADVAANKTLELITSLKSKTTDPLLASQYESCRVFYENIVHLIEDAKKAWKAGDYETVFVKAGGILTYNVDCSDALTFKEASSLREANKEVYNYFTTLLRVSKSLTKDG; translated from the coding sequence ATGGCCCCCTCTTTTTCCCTCTCCTTGTTGCTCTCTTTTATGCTAACAATCCTATTGATTTGCCCAACACATGCACAGAAAAATGTGCTGGTATCAGAAAAAGTGCTTTATGATATTTGCCATAACCATGCAGATTATTCTTTTTGCGTGAAAGCTCTCAAATCCGATCCTAGTGCACACTTACCCGACCTTGTTGGCCTTACCAATGTTTCAATTAACTTGGCTGATGTTGCTGCTAATAAAACCCTTGAGCTTATAACTTCACTCAAAAGCAAGACCACGGACCCCTTATTAGCATCGCAGTATGAAAGCTGCCGCGTATTCTATGAAAATATTGTTCACCTTATAGAAGATGCAAAGAAAGCATGGAAAGCTGGTGACTACGAAACAGTTTTTGTTAAAGCTGGTGGTATCCTCACTTACAACGTTGATTGTAGCGATGCATTAACGTTCAAAGAAGCATCCTCTCTCCGAGAAGCGAATAAAGAAGTGTATAATTACTTCACGACACTGTTGCGTGTTTCAAAAAGCCTAACAAAAGATGGCTAA
- the LOC142617015 gene encoding pectinesterase inhibitor-like — protein sequence MAPSICASLLLSLTLAILLICPTSAQLSVKADEGVLHDICSPHRDPPFCLKALKSDPRTITIDLVGLTNISIHLADVAANKTFAFIGSLVNKTSDPKLKPQYEFCH from the coding sequence ATGGCCCCCTCCATTTGTGCCTCCTTGTTGCTCTCTCTTACGCTAGCAATCCTATTGATTTGCCCAACAAGTGCGCAGCTAAGTGTGAAGGCTGATGAAGGTGTGCTTCATGATATTTGCTCTCCCCATAGAGATCCTCCCTTTTGCTTGAAAGCCCTAAAATCCGATCCTCGAACCATCACAATCGACCTTGTTGGCCTTACCAATATTTCAATCCACTTAGCCGATGTTGCTGCTAATAAAACCTTTGCCTTCATTGGCTCACTCGTCAACAAAACCTCGGACCCCAAGTTAAAACCGCAGTATGAATTCTGCCACTAA
- the LOC142617652 gene encoding putative disease resistance protein RGA1 codes for MAEAILFGLAQKMIENLGSQTFQEIGSLWAVKGELEKIKNTVSAIKAVLLDAAEKQSHDHQVKDWLQKLNDAVYDADDLLSEFSTEAMRRRAVSGSKVKKEVRTFFSSSNQLAFRGKMSSKIKAMRQKLNAIAEDRKNFRLEEYHAETNVVSRKREPTHSFVREEEVIGREDDRKAIIELLLDSNVEENISVIPIVGIGGLGKTTLAQYVYNNEKVKNYFELKMWVCVSDIFELKIIIEKIIASVTGNAPINLEMDQLQSQIREKIDRKKYLLVLDDIWNEDRGKWLNLINILMGGSKGSKIIITTRSRFVAKITHTVSPYILKGLSEERSWFLFEQVAFSKGQVTNNPTLVTIGREIAKICQGVPLAIMSIGHVLYCKETESEWVLVKNNLLANVIEGNEIFPILNLSYDNLPSHLKSCFAYCSLFPKDYEMDKETVIQLWIAQGFVQSSDKNQQLEDVGDEYFKDLLWRSFFEEVKTYNGLRYKMHDLIHDLAKAVAGEECKLVSFDGKNINEKNCHVSCPFHIGSSFIESLRFLVKAVKVCSFLLTFSKKESGALEESTLNTIILSFKSLRALDLHALEITSIPNSIGKLIHLKYLDVSFNENIETLPDSITTLLNLQVLKLNDCKGLKELPKKLRELVSLKHLYNHGCDNLSHMPCGLGQMTSLQTLQLFIVNTSSHTGGLGELKELNNLRGTLEISHLERLKEANSESIVVNLREKRHLEKLILKWYYQDQVDNNDDLKLLEDPQPHENLKYLEVDQYKGVKFSSWVSSLTNLVDLRIGNCERCRYLPPLSHLLFLKSLRLDRMNDLEYISDNDMSKEVSASSTALSTPFFLSLKSLEIEACPNLKGWWGRTGRDLVATTSASTPDHPQDQSYNSLPLFPLLSNLRIRNCPKMTSMPLFPNLEESLRLENVSLKPLQETMSMSFLVPSSSSSLSSSSPLSKLNKMTLGSVEDIESLSAEWALYSLKQLRFWNCPRLTSMSGAVRNLTSLCSLSIGYCEEFDPLRDMHDDGMEWRCLNCLRDLSFSNIPKLKSLPVGLQCISTLKELRISNCPNLMTLPALTSLEFLEIQRCEPNLTSLLEISCLASLRWLWIEDFPNLITFPESIKNPISLETLSIWRCPNLTTLPDDGFLKSLQKLEIKKCRQLSEKYKNKIDKDFPNFKVDWR; via the coding sequence ATGGCCGAAGCAATCCTCTTTGGTCTTGCACAGaaaatgattgaaaatttgGGCTCTCAGACTTTCCAAGAGATTGGATCACTATGGGCTGTCAAAGGTGAGCttgaaaaaatcaagaacacTGTGTCCGCAATTAAAGCTGTACTTCTGGATGCAGCGGAGAAACAGAGTCATGACCATCAAGTCAAGGACTGGCTCCAAAAGCTCAACGATGCAGTTTATGATGCAGATGACTTGTTAAGTGAGTTTTCCACTGAAGCTATGCGGCGAAGAGCGGTGAGTGGGAGTAAAGTCAAAAAAGAGGTACGCACTTTCTTTTCAAGTTCAAACCAACTAGCTTTTCGTGGTAAGATGAGTAGTAAAATAAAGGCAATGAGGCAAAAACTAAATGCGATAGCAGAAGATAGGAAAAACTTTCGCTTGGAAGAATACCATGCAGAGACAAATGTTGTGAGTAGGAAGAGGGAACCAACTCACTCGTTTGTACGTGAAGAAGAAGTTATTGGTAGGGAAGATGATAGAAAGGCTATCATAGAGCTATTATTGGACTCTAATGTAGAAGAGAATATTTCGGTCATTCCCATTGTGGGGATAGGGGGACTAGGGAAGACTACACTTGCTCAATATGTGTACAATAATGAgaaagttaaaaattattttgagttaaaaatGTGGGTATGTGTGTCTGATATCTTTGAGttgaaaataattattgaaAAGATAATAGCATCTGTTACAGGCAATGCACCTATAAATCTGGAAATGGATCAATTACAAAGTCAAATTCGTGAAAAAATTGATCGAAAAAAATACTTACTTGTATTGGATGACATATGGAATGAAGATCGTGGAAAATGGCTTAActtgattaatattttaatgggtgGTTCAAAAGGAAGTAAGATTATAATAACCACTCGTAGTAGATTTGTTGCAAAGATTACACACACAGTTTCACCATATATTCTCAAAGGTCTCTCTGAAGAACGGTCATGGTTTTTATTTGAGCAAGTGGCATTTAGTAAAGGGCAAGTGACCAATAATCCTACATTAGTTACAATTGGAAGGGAGATTGCAAAAATATGTCAAGGGGTACCCCTTGCCATAATGTCCATAGGACATGTGTTATATTGTAAGGAAACAGAATCTGAATGGGTACTCGTGAAGAATAATTTACTAGCAAATGTAATTGAAGGAAATGagatttttccaattttaaacTTGAGTTATGATAATCTCCCATCACATTTAAAGAGTTGTTTTGCTTATTGCTCTTTGTTTCCCAAAGATTATGAGATGGATAAGGAAACAGTGATACAATTATGGATAGCACAAGGATTTGTCCAATCATCAGACAAAAATCAACAATTAGAGGATGTTGGTGATGAGTATTTCAAGGATTTACTTTGGAGGTCCTTCTTTGAAGAAGTAAAGACTTACAATGGCTTAAGATACAAGATGCATGATTTAATTCATGATCTTGCAAAAGCTGTTGCAGGCGAGGAGTGCAAGCTTGTTAGTTTTGATGgcaaaaatattaatgaaaaaaattgtcatgtaTCATGTCCATTTCACATTGGCTCATCTTTTATTGAATCTTTAAGGTTTTTGGTTAAAGCAGTCAAGGTATGTTCATTTCTTCTGACATTTAGTAAGAAGGAATCCGGTGCCTTGGAGGAGTCAACGTTGAATACAATTATTTTGAGTTTCAAGAGCTTGCGTGCATTAGATTTACATGCATTGGAGATTACATCAATACCAAATTCTATAGGGAAGTTAATACATCTAAAGTATCTTGATGTTtcttttaatgagaatattgaAACTCTCCCTGACTCAATTACTACATTGTTGAATTTGCAAGTACTAAAACTTAACGATTGTAAAGGTCTTAAAGAATTACCCAAAAAGCTTAGAGAATTGGTTAGCCTCAAACATCTTTATAATCATGGTTGTGATAATTTAAGTCATATGCCTTGTGGATTAGGGCAAATGACTTCACTTCAAACATTACAATTATTCATTGTGAACACCTCCTCTCACACTGGTGGATTAGGCGAATTGAAGGAGCTAAACAACCTGCGAGGAACATTAGAGATCTCACATTTAGAACGGTTGAAAGAAGCTAACTCAGAATCTATTGTTGTGAATTTAAGGGAGAAACGACATcttgaaaaattgatattgaaaTGGTATTATCAAGATCAAGTAGATAATAATGATGATTTGAAGTTATTAGAAGACCCTCAACCACACGAAAATCTCAAATATTTGGAAGTGGATCAGTACAAGGGTGTGAAATTTTCAAGTTGGGTCTCTTCTCTCACAAATCTTGTTGATTTAAGGATAGGGAATTGTGAGAGATGCCGATATCTGCCACCATTGTCTCATCTCCTCTTTTTAAAATCTCTAAGGCTTGATAGGATGAATGATTTGGAGTACATATCCGATAATGATATGAGTAAAGAGGTGTCTGCTTCATCCACAGCATTATCAACACCGTTCTTCCTATCTCTAAAGTCACTCGAAATAGAGGCATGTCCTAATTTGAAGGGATGGTGGGGGAGAACAGGGAGGGATTTAGTTGCAACAACATCTGCGTCAACACCAGATCATCCACAAGATCAGTCTTACAACTCACTGCCTTTATTTCCTCTTCTTTCTAATTTGCGGATTAGAAATTGCCCTAAAATGACTTCCATGCCCCTGTTTCCCAATCTCGAAGAATCTCTGCGGTTAGAGAATGTCAGTTTGAAGCCTTTGCAAGAGACAATGTCAATGAGTTTTTTAGTTCCCTCTTCCTCCTCTTCATTAtcctcttcttctcctctctccaaattaaataaaatgactttGGGTTCTGTAGAAGATATAGAGTCTCTTTCGGCTGAGTGGGCACTATATTCTCTCAAGCAACTACGATTTTGGAATTGCCCTAGACTAACATCTATGTCTGGAGCGGTGCGTAATCTCACCTCCCTCTGTTCGCTATCAATTGGCTATTGTGAGGAGTTTGATCCATTAAGAGACATGCATGATGATGGCATGGAATGGCGATGCCTCAATTGTCTCCGTGATTTATCTTTCAGTAACATTCCGAAACTGAAGTCTCTACCTGTGGGTCTTCAATGTATTTCCACCCTAAAAGAGCTCCGCATTTCAAACTGTCCAAATTTAATGACTTTGCCGGCGCTCACCTCACTTGAATTTCTTGAGATTCAAAGATGTGAGCCTAATCTGACATCACTTCTTGAGATTAGTTGTCTCGCTTCTTTACGGTGGCTGTGGATTGAAGACTTTCCCAATTTGATTACTTTCCCCGAATCAATTAAGAATCCAATCTCACTTGAAACGCTTTCCATTTGGAGATGTCCCAATCTCACAACACTACCTGATGATGGTTTTCTCAAGTCTTTACAAAAACTGGAAATTAAGAAATGTCGTCAGTTatctgaaaaatacaaaaataaaatcgaTAAGGATTTCCCTAATTTTAAAGTCGATTGGAGATAG